A stretch of the Cricetulus griseus strain 17A/GY unplaced genomic scaffold, alternate assembly CriGri-PICRH-1.0 unplaced_scaffold_16, whole genome shotgun sequence genome encodes the following:
- the LOC100757678 gene encoding LOW QUALITY PROTEIN: nucleoporin SEH1-like isoform X2 (The sequence of the model RefSeq protein was modified relative to this genomic sequence to represent the inferred CDS: inserted 2 bases in 1 codon): MFLPHSIEADHKDLIHDVSFDFHGHRMATCSSDXKVWDKSESGDWHCTASWKTHSGSVWHVTWAHPEFGQVLASCSVDQTAAVWEEVVGESNDKLRGQSHWVKRKTLLDSRTSVTDVKFAPKHTGLMLATCSADGIVRIYEAPDVMNLSQWSLQHEISSKLSCSCISWNPSISPAHYPMIAVGSNDSSRKAMTKFQIFEYNENTKKYSKAEILITVTDPVHNIAFAPNLGRSFHILAIATKDVRIFTLKPVRKELTSSGGPTKLEIHMVAQFANHNSQVWRVSWNITGTVLASAGDDGCVRLWKANYMDNWKCTGILNCKGSPVNGSSQLGNSNPSLSTSNLQNSLHGSSACRKHN; encoded by the exons ATGTTTCTGCCACACAGCATCGAGGCCGACCACAAGGACCTCATCCACGATGTGTCTTTCGACTTTCACGGGCACCGGATGGCCACCTGCTCCAGCGA CAAAGTCTGGGATAAAAGTGAAAGCGGGGATTGGCATTGTACTGCTAGTTGGAAGACACATAGTGGATCTGTATGGCATGTGACGTGGGCTCATCCTGAATTTGGACAAGTTTTGGCTTCCTGTTCTGTTGACCAAACAGCAGCTGTTTGGGAAGAAGTAGTAGGAGAATCAAACGATAAACTTCGAGGCCAGAGTCACTGGGTGAAGAGGAAAACTCTACTGGACAGTAGAACATCTGTTACTGATGTGAAATTTGCTCCCAAACATACGGGTCTGATGTTAGCAACCTGTTCAGCAGATGGCATAGTAAGAATATATGAGGCCCCAGATGTTATGAATCTCAGCCAGTGGTCTCTACAGCACGAGATCTCAAGTAAGCTGAGCTGTAGCTGTATTTCTTGGAACCCTTCCATCTCTCCTGCTCATTACCCCATGATCGCAGTGGGAAGTAATGACAGCAGTCGAAAAGCAATGACCAAGTTTCAGATTTTTGAGTACAATGAAAACACCAAGAAATactcaaaagcagaaattcttatAACAGTAACAGATCCTGTTCATAATATTGCCTTTGCTCCAAATTTGGGGAGATCTTTCCACATCCTGGCAATAGCCACCAAAGATGTAAGAATTTTCACATTAAAACCTGTGAGGAAAGAACTTACTTCTTCTGGTGGTCCCACAAAACTTgaaatccatatggtggctcagtTTGCTAATCACAACTCTCAGGTCTGGAGGGTGAGTTGGAACATAACAGGAACAGTGCTAGCATCCGCAGGAGATGACGGCTGTGTAAGGTTGTGGAAAGCTAATTATATGGACAATTGGAAGTGTACTGGTATTTTGAATTGTAAAGGAAGCCCAGTAAATGGGAGTTCTCAACTGGGAAACTCAAATCCTTCACTAAGCACTTCAAATCTTCAAAATTCATTACATGGATCTTCTGCTTGCAGAAAGCATAACTGA